AACAGAGACAATACAGGGTGAATTTTTCATTTGAGTGTGGATGGCTAAATATGAAACTAAGAGGAATAAGCAATAGGTACTTAAAAGAGTCTCGGGCCcgattttgttaaaaattaaacctGAGGCCAGACAGCTATCATACCAGGGCCgtaaaattatcatatatttgcATTACttgaatacaataaaaaaacatatgaaaCATGGAATTGAAACAAATCACATTGTCGACAATATTTTCAAGTGTAAGTACTCTGTGGACTATATTGATCCCTGATTGGCAGATAAAAGCAACCAATAAAAGACTTGTGCTATGAAGCAGCATGACATGTTCGTGATATGTTCCTAAGAAATGAACCAATAGGTGGCGCTGACTGTAAAAAACATGTTGCATTATAATggaaattatcataaaatctgCTTACAATAGTAGTTAACCATCGTACATCATATGTATTACATAATTATCAAATGGTTCCGAATGCTGATTCCTAGCCAGTCGCTAATAAGAGTAAAGTCTGGAAAGtaatgattttcatttttatcaaaattgggCCTGAGACTAATTCAAAAACTTTTTGCTATTCCACATAGTGACGGATTTCGTCATCCATTGAATAATTCACCATGTATAACTTCAGCTGTTTCATTGTATAAAACAATCTAGGGTGTAGCACAATGTAAAACCCGTAAACCTGGGATATAAGATATATTGCTGATAGGTCTAGAATGCTAATTTCTTCATCAATAAATACATCTGTTGATCCACTTCAAAGCCGTGTAAATTATTTGCATCTCCTTGTAGCCTCATTAGGAGACCACCAAATGAAACATATGCCGACAATCTTGTTGCAGATTCTATAGCAATTTCATCTCCATCtatcctgaaaaaaaaaaaaaaatattttattttttattcagagTTCAGAGTTCCAAGTGTGAGATTTTTTTAACCTATTTGATCGCGTAAAAGTTTACTACGATTTGTATGGCTTAgaaagagcgccatctagtgacagTGGAGGAAAACATCATAGAGCTCTTTCAAAGCCATACAAATCGTAGTTAACTTTTACGCGATCAAATGGGAAAAAAATATCTCACACTTGGCTCTGAGTATTGTTTTGTGCTATATTTCATACAGATTTATGATAGTCAATCATGACTGAGTGTCATggtcaaattataataatcccacacaattacaaaataatggagagcataattaaccgccagctcttggtatacctagagggtcaccagatGATCAACGACCAGCAGtatggctttcgccatggtcggtcggctattgaaagcaagggggaaggcctggcagttagcctagatatagcgaaggccatttgatcgtgtatggcacaaggcgctcctttcaaaacttccatcatttgggcttctcgAGAACTTATGCAAGTGggcctccagcttcctcactgggcgcagcatacaggtcgttgttgacggttattgctcgaacccgaagcccgtgaacgctggagtgcctcaaggctgtgtgctatctcccacactgtttcttctgcatatcaatgatatgttggacacctataacatacattgctatgaaGACGACAGCACGGCATCGCACGTGCTGTCGTGTGCTGTGATGCTGAGGCGATGCAGGTCTCTatagggaaatcgtcgaccagtgccgggagaaacttgtgtcttctatcgagtcctctcttaagaaggtcgcggaatggggaaaattgaaccttgtccaatttaacccccagaagactcaagtttgcgcgtttaccacttaaaaaaaccccatttgtcatatcaccgctattcgacaacacttcccttacagccttgcaaagtatcggaattctgggggGTTGatatctcgagcaattgccaattccgcggccatctggagagcaaagccaaattggcttcgaagaaataGGGCGTCGTTCATCATagttccttaaaggctggcaatgctcctgtgattcttttggtgttgcaatagaatgtgggcggcggtgatcacttaacaacaggtggccgtacgctcgtttaaaaaaaaaagtttttaagacAACATTATTGTCCCTAGTATAATAAGCTGTCTCGCAAGATACTTAGCTAATAGTTTTTTATGTGGGTTGTTAGTTCCTCTTTTATTGTAGCCATATGTTCTATAGTTTTGATGCAGGTAAGCATTCACCTGATTCTAAGCACTATACACTGTCTATCACAAGCTACCAATATGTAGAAAGCCTAAATTGTCAGAGGCAATGTGACTGCACTTAAGGTGGCAGTTCTCATTCCTGATTtatcactagctatggcacccttcacaTAAAACTTGTCCCTGCACAATATTTTACTGCTCGATAACAGAAACATGTGTGTATATGGTACACATTTAACAGACATTGtatctccctcgtactacaaagctatggaatgagcttccttgtgcggtgtttcagggacaatatgacatgggtaccttaaaaaaaagcgcgtacaccttccttaaaggccggcaacgctcttgtgattcctatggtgttgcaagagaatgtgggcggcggtgatcacttaacaccaggtgacctgtacgctcgtttgtcctcctattccattaaaaaaaaagacatccTGAAGCCTACCACCTGGTATAAAAAAAACCAGGGTGTATTTACctataaaatgtaatttgtgCTCTCTAATGATatacaatcataatatttgagGCACTAGCACAAACCTATTGCTACCATCTGTTTAGATTAGTTTGTTTGTGTTCTACACAAGCAGTTTAATGTCTTGGATATGTTTGATTCAAGTAAATCTTTGATCCAAGCATATGCCTAGGTACTTGACCATATCATGATGTGGAAGTATTATTTTCTTCCAATTCTAATTTGGTCATTAAAAGTCAAGTAAATATGGTAAATGGTAATGGTATTGACATAAAAAGTATTTCTTTAAGATATtgcataacatattattaacctttccggatcggcgcgctccgcCGCTTAATGTACACCTTAGATCAGCAAGCGTTCGGCGCTCGCTCAGCGTTTTCcccgtgcgtattattttacgtgtagttgtaaaatgcttataactagggtgatttgagtgactgtcactgaaagctattgaaacaatctATAAGACcatgaataaattattcatattgtgtttctatgatatttcacacagacttttcattagacaataagtgtaaaaataggtatattttaaaataaattttgattttcaatgttaattacttgttttatttatttccttttatgttcgAATCTTGGTGGCCTTGAATAGTAACGGATCAAAATATGTATCGgacttcactcgttcataattgCGTAGGCAAATacaccatcttgtacacctaataagggtgtaaactgggtgaggtaaaagagtgccttGAGGCACTGCAGCTCTCTTTGTTCTTTGAATTTCCAGTGCCTGCGGGCACgtccgatgcggaaaggttaaaaTCATGGATTTGATGCATAATATACCTAAAGTATGACAGATTTTACATTCAagactttttattatatttggatgtagttaagcagaaaggacacaaaccaaaatttattgaagtaggtgctactttgcggaaatccacaattatccaaataatttgagttttctttagtgttaattccgccaatatttgtttttaaacaattcaacatgtgtttcgcctctacactaggcatcctcaggacgtaaTGACccaccaaaatctggcacaagaGACGAGACGGACACAAACCAGACAAAGGCACTTTTGAGTTATGTTATAGGCATTTGAAGTTTCAGCTCTAAATAATCTTCCATAgtaatatccaaaaaaaaaaactgtttccaTGTATATGTGGTTTGAGTTCTTTCTACTTAACTATGTCTATTTATACTTCTATTAGTTGTATTTGAGGCAATAACAGTTAGATATATATTaacatgaataaaatacaatttacacAACATAATTGCTTACCTGTAAACCTTCCCATACATGACATACTCAAAACTATCTGCCCGATTTCCTTCCGTCTCCAGAGGATTCCattccccaccatctgggtACCCGTTCTCTCTGAGTGTAGTGGCTAACACTAAGCGAAACTTATCACCCAGTTCCATTGGATATATCCATGAGTTTATGTCTAATATCAGATCCATTTTGAATGATTCTGACTCACAATGCAGTCTACTAACTCTGTCAAACTTCTTTCCCTCTGGATCCATATCTTTTACATTAAATATGTCTTCAAACAATACACCCGCCATTTTAAGGATTATTTTAAAGAGACAATCGTGTGCACTATTTCTGTTGAGacctttaataaaaaataaattcatttgaaCACATTTTATAAGTTTTGAACCTTCATTCAAAAGTACTTAACACAAtcgtattttgtatattagtaCATAACCTTATTGTATATCCAAGCAATTTcgagtatattataatatgaatttgtattttttaacccCAGTTGTAGTCTCACAAAGGCAAatagaaacaaacaaacatttgaAATACCCAATTTATTAATTTCCCACCTAATACATACCTAAGACTTTTACTACAACCAAACTAAATTACAAAGAAACGGACAGACCTCCACAGTCTATTAAACAATACTAAACAAAACtacaattatagttttattatttacttgtttGGATTATTTATCTTTCTTACACCATCACAGTTCACACAATTGAAAAGTAAAAAACCACAGTCCACACTCCACAACTGACAATTAGCAACCGTCATCAACCATGCGATCACTGACACTTGAGAACTTGACAGTTGACACTTTGTCCTCACAAATggactttttatttaatttagagcatgggtaacaagaccatcagctcaatccaaattacaataatagaagaatatttatataatttatcaatatactcgattacaaTCGAGTATATTGATAAACCCCCCATTAGGTTTACGGACAAAAACTTTCATGATGAAagtgtaatgaaaaaaaaacctagaAACTGACAGGCTTAAAAATAGGGGTGACCAAGAGGAAACctatttagaaaaattataaatatattttttgcaaagTTGTGAATAATACACAATAACAAGGTTAATATAAAGCCTAGCAAACGGATAATGACACTTTAagaattatacataatattattcatgatgatgtatatatatataatatatatatatatatatatatatatatatatatatatatacaggtgtcccaaagttatgggacatgaagggaaagtaccttaaatatcgaagataggctatattactgaaagaagactttatgttttttttaaaagttagtaattctgcattcaaagatttgtAAAATGCAGTtagcaaaaaaaaagtaaatatgcagttattagTTTCTTATTAGGGCATGACTCCATTCACGACTTTCCTCTATGTATCCTGTTTCCGaattggccatcaccgcccttttCAAAAAACATATCATAATCGTAGATAAGATATCAGTATAGCTTACTTATAGTGTTtaacatacaaattataatattaatttatacatacaaatatatgtatatattttttatcaacacAGATAATAATTGTGTTCTAAAGCTAATTGACATAATAATCTTTTGATAATTGTCAAAATACGGAAGTACTCAATACCTACTCGTTGgcattgaaatttgaaattgaagGCTGAAGCAAGCAAAATGAAGTAAAGCTAACCTCGTCTCGTTTCGTGCAGTCGAAGCacgtgtttgtttttatttctaaacATTGTATGCATGTTTTAAAAGTACATTGTTCTTTGTGAATAATTAGTATAAATTTCATCGAAGAAGTTAAtcgttttaatataaataatgacagAAGTAATTCAACCCGGCACCGAAGTGTTTTctgaaaagaagaaaaagaaaaacaaagatGCTGTTACATTAGGCGCATTTCAGAAGATAGGTGACTTCAAGATTGAGCCATCAGAAGCGGTGTCAAAGCTAGATACAGCCTACTGGCCTCTATTACTTAAGAATTTCGATCGCCTTAACGTTAGAACTAACCACTACACTCCACTGCCTTTTGGACACTCTCCTTTGAAACGCCCTATTTCGGAGTATATCAAGTCTGGATTCATTAATGTAGACAAACCTAGCAATCCAAGTTCTCACGAGGTGGTCTCATGGATTAAACGAATCTTAAAAGTTGAGAAAACCGGTCATTCTGGTACTTTGGACCCCAAGGTTACTGGGTGCCTCATAGTGTGCATTGATCGAGCCACGCGTCTTGTTAAATCTCAACAGAATGCCGGGAAAGAGTATGTGGCCGTTTTCAATCTTCATTCAGCGGTTGAGAACATCCAGAAAGTTACCCAAGGTTTAGAGAAGCTTAGGGGTGCATTGTTCCAGAGACCTCCATTGATATCTGCAGTTAAACGGCAACTTCGCGTCCGTTCAGTATATGACAGTAAACTGCTTGACTATGACCAAGAGAAGAACATCGGAGTATTTTGGGTGAGCTGTGAGGCTGGCTCCTATATCCGTACGATGTGTGTACATCTAGGTTTAATGCTTGGTGTTGGTGGTCAGATGATTGAACTCAGACGTGTACGGTCTGGAATCCAAGGAGAGAAGGAAGGTATGGTCAGCATGCATGATATATTAGATGCACAATGGGCTTATGAAAATCACAAAGATGAGACATATATAAGACGAGTTATTAAACCATTGGAAGGACTTCTTATTGCTCATAAAAGGATTTTTATTAAAGATAGTGCTGTGAATGCTGTATGCTATGGTGCTAAGGTTTTATTACCAGGTATTCTACGGTATGAAGATGGAATTGAAATTGATCAAGAAATTGTTATAGTAACTGCTAAAGGTGAAGCAGTTGCACTAGCGATTGCTCTTATGACAACATCAACAATGGCATCCTGTGATCATGGTGTAGCAGCTAAACTCAAAAGAGTGATAATGGAGAGAGATACATATCCAAGAAAATGGGGTCTAGGACCTAAAGCCTCAAAGAAAAAAACACTTATACAGCAGGGGATGTTAGATAAGTTTGGTAAACCAAATGAAAACACTCCAAAAGAATGGTTAAACAGTTATGTAGATTACAAAGTGAAGAAAGAGGAAAATGGTAATGCTGATAATCCTGATGCTGAGGACAATTGTAGAAAAAGAACAGCTAGCACAGCCAATGCTGATAATCCAAATGATTCAACTGAAATAAAGGctgaaaagaagaaaaagaagaagaagaaagatcGCGAGAGTCAAGCAGAAGTGGAAGGTGAAGCAACACCTGAAGCTGCGGTTGAAACGTCTGAGGTAGCTGATGATTCAGTCCGtaaagagaaaaagaaaaagaagaaaaaagacAAGGAACAAGAAAGAGAGGAGGAtgaatgaatattgtaataataagcatatttaGTCTATaaggataaaattatgtttttatttttgaagatatTAAATGAAAACAGCCATGGATTTCTTAATTTACCATACCTTATAGtctgaatttattatatacatattaatctATTAACATTTTATTCAGTCGGAGGGagcattacaaaatatatattctattgtttTGTGATAGGCTTTGCCATTGTCTGTGGTGGCTTCAAGCCCTTCCGTagagttttgttttttatgacaaggtacaagacaagcaggatgttgagctgatggtaattgatacaccccacccattacaatgccgctcaggattcttgaaacacccaatcATTCTGTGGTGttccaattgcgctcgtcactttgagacatcagttgataagtctcatttggccagtgatttcactagctacggcgcccttcagtccgaaacaataatgctcacccattactgcttcacggccgaaaaaggcgccgttgtggtacccatgatctagcagGCTTCCTGTTTAATTTgtccataatattatgtcatccTCATAAACTGAACTTGAAGTAGCTAGTTAGGTACTATGCCTGGTGCACCTTGTCAACAAAAACCGtacatttgttaattttaaacaattgaTTTAAGTTTGACTGagttgagtctcgtgccagattttggcgagacaacacgtcccgaggatgcctcatgtagaggcgaaacacgtgtcgaattgtttaaaaacaaatattaacgcAATTAACacgtaacgcctacttcaataaattttgttaattttaagaacaaatttaaaaggtatatttatttatatcatgcTATAAATAAGGACAAAGCATGTGACGAATTATTTGCTAAGTACTTCATCGCCGGGCAATGCACAAAAAGTAAAGTTTATTTCGGAATGTGTTAATAATCCCTAGATATTTGTCAGAGTATaagcaaaaaataaattattgtcttttaATAATGGAGAGAGAGACTATTGGCAATTTGCTTTTGTAAGAAATCGAATAGGTATAGAGTGCGAAGTGTGAGATTTTTTACCTATTCGATCCAATGACGTCATTGATTCGATCGCGTAAAAGTTAACTAAGATTTGTATGACGCCGACAAAGCGCCATCTAGGGAAAGTAGGGGAAATCACCATACAACCCTTAACAATCTTACACTTGGCACTCTGTTCATCGTCTCCTCCCCTCTTACACCTATCTCCAGCTTAAATTAGTAAAAATGCTTAACAGATACCTGCAGTTAAGTGGTGCATTAGTTTTTttctgatttaaataaatatatgtaataagaGGTTTGGGAAATAATTTCTTCGCGTTTTACATGAAAATCAAGACATTTTTTACGAAGCAAGTGAGTGGTTCCACGTTTTAGAAAAACGCGTTTCTACGaccacctaataataataattaatcacaattcgCAACAAGTATTTGCAATTGTTTGCCtattttttatggtttttaatacttaaaaatttaataaaataattcaattctGTAATAACACAATTGATACACGTGCAAAGGTACACGAAGCTAATTattatgaactgtacaaatcattataaatttcactgTACAGAAATATTATGTACGTGGGATATTGCTGCCTTATGGACTATGGTCGCGTTATACGATGTAAAAAAATCGCGTAATGTTTAAACGATAAAATgctacttttaattaaaaacagcaCGAATATGCAAttatagtatttaaattaaacacacaccaattatatatatttaatattatttatttgacagcATCTCGGTCGCCATGTTTGTCCGCCATATGTCTCCGCAGAGTGCGTCCCCGGCTGTACGTTGCGCCGCACAGCTTACACGAATGCTTTTCACACGATGCGTGTGTGCTCGCTACGTGCTCCTCTAGGCTCGCTTTGTAGCCGAATTTCTTTTCACACAATGAGCActggcaaataaaaaaaattatgttagatcatttattcgtctagatagactatgacagctgtgaaaacgtcgaaaaaaacaATAAGGTGGGTTACGATTCAATTTTAGGTGGTAGTACCTACATGGTCAAGATTGGTTTAAGACAGAGGAGAATAGTCACAATTGAAGGAAGCCTttattaaactgtataaatatagattatcgtatattggacgCATCATCATAGACAgcacttcactaaaagccaccgcctgcaactttataaggcgcaaattcggtctcacatggagtactgttctcacctctgggcgggtgctccccagtaccagcttcttccatttgaccgcatacaacgaagagcggctcgaatcttcgacgatcaagtcatctccgatcggcttgattctctagcattgcgtagagatgtgggttctctctgcatcttctaccgcatttatcacggggagtgctcagatgagctgttcgggttgattccagcggccgaattccaccaccggacattacgtgcaaagtaccacccgcatcacgtagacgtctggcattccaccaccgcgcgttttgttcgaaatttcttgcctcgcacagccactctgtggaatcaactaccggcagcggtcttcccgaacagatacgacttagggaccttcaagaaaaaagcatactcccaccttaaaggccggcaacgcatttcttgacacacctgttgttgcgatgtccatgggcggttgcctcacctctccccatcccgtgagcctcttacccgtttcctccctctcatataaaaaaaaatcaacctttagagcttgaattcgttgtttgtgtaaggatgtttCGTGAACATGACGTCAGTCGTGTTCTGTGTGTCGTGTCAGTGTAGGAATATtcaaatcttttaaaatacatCTGATATAATTACTGATATAtctgtttaaaagttattacaaaaaaaacacatatgaaCAAAGTATTTCGTAGTTCATTTAGATTTCTTGAAATCTATCGGTCCAAGTCAAAAATATAAGTTTGGTCAAGCCggagtaagtaagtaagtatacgCAGCAGCGAGTTTAGCGGTCCAACTTATAGGTGGTCGCTACAAATATATCACTAGAATACACTAATCCATTCAAACTGTAAAATAGTCGAGTTGTATGCATTTACCTCATATTGGCGAAGACCTAAATGTATTTTGCGGTGAGCGCGCAAATTGGAACTAGATATGCACTTCTGTGGGCAAAGATCACAACTGTACGGCCTCTCTCCAGTGTGCTTCCTGaaaattgaaaaacataaaCATGAAACAAATACCAGAATAATATCTAAATTTGTCTTTTTAAAGTCAAACCTCTTTAGGCGCGTCTTGAGGGTAACTCAGATATTTTTCTAAAGTAACAGAGCGTAACTTTCATCAGAAACTAGACAGTCAAAAAGTTTTTTGGAGTGATACCTTCTTATtggagggtaaaccgcttcgtaacgtaacgcgttacggcgccagtatgtctggcttccctttctctcacgcataagGCAGCGGTAGGcgggctcctcctctctcactctaaccaattgttacttttataggatttaataatgatactaataaggTACATACGTTAAATTCTAATGTATCTATATAttcaaaaattgtaactaagaataaaatatattttataatcaataaaaaaaattatatataaataacctttccttacattataatattaatatatataaaatttaaatacctaataacctaagcttttctcaagttaaacaatttaaatattgaaaagtTCAACTTAGATAAGTTTAAGTTATAACTTCTGTAGGGCGTGCCGTGacacatacgttttttattttttaaccgtTAAAATAgaacaaacagaaaaaaaaacaatttgctCAGTAcctaatactttttaaaaatctccaaatgtatttgtttatttattactccttttgtaataaataaatcatttatcaggttttcagaaattttctgccATTTGTGACATTCTTATCAGTAATATTCCATAACAACGTTAGGTATATTGACATATGTCAATTTCTTTTCACaaatcatcaatgtggctataaactataattaatatttttttttaaatcaatgacACTTTATGTACCTAacttcaatgcagttttactacatgaactcatgaatgaatcgtattttagtcataaatcacggtgtaaggtaaaaaatcatatctgatggatgattctgtatttatctattgaaatacaatgatatttaaaagtgataaaaagataattttaaaatgatatttacaatttttattactaaattacCTTTAATTTCTTATTCGACCCCCAGTTCCAGAAAGcatacttaaagttaatttttctttacttatatcacatgctatctttgattctcaaaatgaaaaagaaagtgacggtattatacatatttaatgaaacattaacttcaAGGATGCTTTGTGCAACGGAtggtcaattattttatttaaagacaatgatattatagtattaaaagaggtagatatgtcactagcgcgccgaaaatcaatcgcctaaatggagtcaattggttcctttggtcgttagtcgctctctcgatacgaaaacggtacgcacgcgtttgttgttgacagaattgcttaaaatttgatataggtacaccaataaaatgccgtcttgtgttatagGAAGATGCAGTAATCACGaaagtaaaaagaaatcatagatttacataccacagttaagttttggcccttcagaccaaaacacaataatgcttacacagtactgcAATACGGCAGACAAAGgtgcagttgtggtacccatataaTAGCCAAgagtcctgtgcaaaggagtctccttACTGGTATGTCAGCCTGAAACTGCtctagtttttaataaaatcaattgaGCAGTTTTCACATTCATTTTATAAGTAAACTCACAAAATACGAAACGGTTTTAGCTGGAATAGGAAAATgtcaattaaaagtaaaaaaaaatagtgtaccTGATATGTACTGTTAAAGCTGACCTTTGAGCAGCTCTGAACGAACAATAAGTACAGGAGTACCGTTTATCACCACTGTGTGTTAGCATGTGCTTTGCGAGA
The sequence above is a segment of the Leptidea sinapis chromosome 29, ilLepSina1.1, whole genome shotgun sequence genome. Coding sequences within it:
- the LOC126973418 gene encoding DNA-directed RNA polymerases I, II, and III subunit RPABC3, which produces MAGVLFEDIFNVKDMDPEGKKFDRVSRLHCESESFKMDLILDINSWIYPMELGDKFRLVLATTLRENGYPDGGEWNPLETEGNRADSFEYVMYGKVYRIDGDEIAIESATRLSAYVSFGGLLMRLQGDANNLHGFEVDQQMYLLMKKLAF
- the LOC126973389 gene encoding H/ACA ribonucleoprotein complex subunit 4, with product MTEVIQPGTEVFSEKKKKKNKDAVTLGAFQKIGDFKIEPSEAVSKLDTAYWPLLLKNFDRLNVRTNHYTPLPFGHSPLKRPISEYIKSGFINVDKPSNPSSHEVVSWIKRILKVEKTGHSGTLDPKVTGCLIVCIDRATRLVKSQQNAGKEYVAVFNLHSAVENIQKVTQGLEKLRGALFQRPPLISAVKRQLRVRSVYDSKLLDYDQEKNIGVFWVSCEAGSYIRTMCVHLGLMLGVGGQMIELRRVRSGIQGEKEGMVSMHDILDAQWAYENHKDETYIRRVIKPLEGLLIAHKRIFIKDSAVNAVCYGAKVLLPGILRYEDGIEIDQEIVIVTAKGEAVALAIALMTTSTMASCDHGVAAKLKRVIMERDTYPRKWGLGPKASKKKTLIQQGMLDKFGKPNENTPKEWLNSYVDYKVKKEENGNADNPDAEDNCRKRTASTANADNPNDSTEIKAEKKKKKKKKDRESQAEVEGEATPEAAVETSEVADDSVRKEKKKKKKKDKEQEREEDE